One segment of Streptomyces sp. TG1A-8 DNA contains the following:
- a CDS encoding acyl-CoA dehydrogenase family protein, which produces MVDALAQHAAEVDREAAFPVKSLEVLRRTGYLGYLVPEAYGGMGGDLAGLVTTAQAMAGGCLSTAMIWAMHCQQVDALVRHGTPRLRAEVLPRVAAGDVYLASVTTQAATGGDLLTADEALLDSDSAGETVLLDRTAPVVTGGAHAEGFLITMRASEDAAEHAVSLVYADRADLEVVSTGRWNPLGMRGTHSGPLHLRGPVRRDDVLGTPGRFRAIAADSTVPVGHIAWSACWLGAARTVFSGLLRHISRDPRQDTSSPLLRERLARVRLDLELVSACLGTVRQEIETIRASGGSPDSPAVRIHLNTLKLAASELSFTAVDRMMQLAGLSLGYSADSPLPLERAFRDLRSAALNYSNDRLWTANGALTLLDRSVRLL; this is translated from the coding sequence GTGGTGGACGCGCTCGCCCAGCACGCGGCCGAAGTGGACCGTGAGGCGGCCTTCCCCGTGAAGAGCCTGGAAGTGCTGCGCCGCACCGGTTATCTCGGTTACCTGGTGCCGGAAGCCTATGGTGGCATGGGGGGTGACCTGGCCGGACTGGTGACGACTGCCCAAGCGATGGCGGGCGGCTGCCTGTCGACGGCGATGATCTGGGCAATGCACTGCCAGCAGGTCGATGCCCTGGTACGGCACGGCACCCCACGGCTGCGGGCCGAGGTCCTGCCCCGCGTCGCTGCAGGCGACGTCTATCTGGCGTCCGTCACCACGCAGGCCGCTACCGGTGGTGACCTGCTTACCGCGGACGAAGCGCTGCTGGACAGCGACTCCGCGGGTGAAACGGTTCTACTGGACCGCACCGCCCCCGTGGTCACCGGCGGGGCCCACGCCGAGGGTTTCCTCATCACGATGAGAGCCTCCGAGGACGCCGCCGAGCATGCCGTGTCCCTGGTCTACGCCGACCGGGCGGATCTGGAGGTCGTCTCCACCGGCCGGTGGAACCCACTGGGAATGCGGGGTACTCACAGCGGGCCACTGCACCTGCGCGGGCCGGTACGCCGTGATGACGTTCTCGGGACACCGGGTCGCTTCCGTGCCATAGCAGCCGACAGCACGGTACCCGTGGGACACATCGCCTGGAGTGCCTGCTGGCTCGGTGCGGCACGCACGGTCTTCTCCGGTCTCCTGCGCCACATCAGCAGGGATCCACGTCAAGACACCTCCTCCCCCCTACTGCGCGAACGCCTGGCGCGGGTACGACTGGACCTGGAGCTCGTCAGTGCCTGCCTCGGCACGGTCCGGCAGGAGATCGAAACCATCCGCGCGTCCGGTGGTTCTCCGGACTCGCCGGCCGTGCGCATCCACCTCAACACCCTCAAACTCGCCGCATCCGAGCTCTCGTTCACCGCCGTGGACCGAATGATGCAACTGGCCGGCCTGTCCCTGGGCTACAGCGCCGATTCCCCGCTCCCGCTGGAACGGGCCTTCCGGGACCTACGCTCGGCCGCGCTGAACTACTCCAATGACCGTCTGTGGACCGCAAACGGCGCGTTGACCCTCTTGGACCGTTCGGTCCGCCTGTTGTGA
- a CDS encoding nucleotidyltransferase family protein, protein MTTPSVVRPDSSSQPLEQPMPPGADPDVWNVLVMVAQLQGCDHKPDERADLLTRPGFDHGRLVEQAMRHKLIAALADFVTRHGLQEAVPARLRYPLLTFLHANQHRSTVLTKEALRVSSALEQAGIRAAWTKGVVARWSLYGGSDARVFNDIDLMIAPEDRSALQTALIEIGYVPDSRWDHATGSLVPRSRGELRVYQLSPDHLPHFHLPGPDALVPFIALDVANSLTWHSSDWQVPMDEVLDARRVLPIDDDRHLPALSAEHAFLFTCLHLFREGWLDRFTRDSGLALSQFAEVLREWSRMPVPDREAVRATITAHGLAKPIAWVTGHTDALFTSRITEGLGLVDHADEAWLSSAMRADGRPLRWSGDMCAYLRSSVTARDTGGAGRSRPSSREG, encoded by the coding sequence ATGACCACACCCTCTGTGGTGCGCCCGGACTCCTCATCGCAGCCACTGGAGCAGCCGATGCCTCCCGGCGCGGACCCCGATGTCTGGAACGTGCTGGTGATGGTGGCACAACTTCAGGGTTGCGACCACAAACCCGACGAACGGGCCGATCTGCTCACCCGTCCCGGCTTCGACCACGGACGCCTTGTGGAGCAGGCCATGCGACACAAGCTCATCGCGGCTCTGGCCGACTTCGTCACCCGGCACGGACTGCAGGAGGCCGTTCCCGCCCGGTTGCGCTATCCGCTGCTGACCTTCCTGCACGCCAATCAGCACCGGTCCACAGTGCTCACGAAGGAAGCCCTACGGGTATCCAGTGCCCTGGAACAGGCCGGGATCCGGGCGGCGTGGACCAAAGGCGTAGTGGCCCGTTGGTCCTTGTACGGTGGTAGTGACGCCCGCGTCTTCAATGACATCGACCTCATGATCGCGCCCGAGGACCGCTCCGCGCTGCAAACGGCACTGATTGAGATCGGATACGTGCCCGACAGCCGCTGGGACCATGCCACCGGGAGCCTGGTTCCCCGTTCCCGCGGCGAACTGCGCGTGTACCAGCTCTCACCCGACCACCTGCCTCACTTCCATTTGCCGGGACCCGACGCCCTGGTGCCCTTCATAGCCCTCGATGTGGCCAACAGCCTCACCTGGCACAGCAGTGACTGGCAGGTACCGATGGATGAGGTGCTGGATGCCAGACGTGTGCTGCCCATCGACGACGACCGTCACCTTCCCGCACTGTCCGCGGAACACGCCTTCCTCTTCACCTGCCTGCATCTCTTCCGCGAGGGGTGGCTGGACCGGTTCACCCGCGACAGTGGCCTTGCCCTGTCCCAGTTCGCCGAGGTCCTCAGGGAGTGGAGCCGTATGCCGGTTCCGGACCGGGAAGCGGTCAGAGCGACCATCACCGCACACGGCCTGGCCAAGCCGATCGCCTGGGTGACAGGGCACACCGACGCGCTGTTCACCAGCCGCATCACCGAGGGCCTCGGCCTCGTCGACCACGCCGACGAGGCATGGCTGTCCTCCGCGATGCGCGCCGACGGCCGCCCCTTGCGCTGGTCGGGCGACATGTGTGCCTATCTGCGGAGCTCGGTGACCGCGCGGGACACTGGCGGGGCCGGTCGCTCGCGTCCTTCCTCGCGGGAAGGATGA
- a CDS encoding transposase family protein — translation MGALIAVAVCAVMAGARGFTAVGEWARDAGAVAMARLGLERGSVDESTLRRLFARLDADRLDAVLGAWAATRTALVAGRRVIAIDGKTVRGARSGGVWAPHLVAALAHGSGRYSARWP, via the coding sequence GTGGGCGCTCTGATCGCGGTCGCGGTGTGCGCGGTCATGGCCGGGGCACGCGGTTTCACGGCTGTCGGGGAGTGGGCCCGGGACGCGGGGGCGGTGGCCATGGCGCGGCTGGGTCTGGAGCGGGGTTCGGTGGACGAGTCGACGCTGCGTCGCCTGTTCGCGCGACTGGACGCGGACCGTCTCGATGCCGTCCTGGGGGCCTGGGCCGCGACGCGGACCGCGCTGGTCGCGGGCCGGCGGGTGATCGCGATCGACGGCAAGACCGTGAGGGGCGCACGCAGTGGTGGTGTCTGGGCCCCGCACCTGGTCGCCGCGCTCGCGCACGGGTCGGGGCGGTACTCGGCCAGGTGGCCGTGA